From Solwaraspora sp. WMMD1047, the proteins below share one genomic window:
- a CDS encoding type II toxin-antitoxin system Phd/YefM family antitoxin, translated as MTALPLSEAKARLSEVAEEVDRTHDRVHITRNGREYV; from the coding sequence ATGACAGCGCTGCCGCTGTCCGAAGCGAAGGCCAGACTTTCTGAGGTGGCCGAAGAGGTCGACCGCACCCACGACCGCGTCCACATCACGCGTAATGGCCGCGAATATGTCTGA
- a CDS encoding DUF1416 domain-containing protein — MTAMTAPVTADGCAAPDQAAPLPAGLDLEKETVITGVVSDGTGAPVGGAYVRLLDSTGEFTAEVVTSPAGQFRFFAAPGSWTLRALSRSGNGDAKVTANRGINEVPVTVA, encoded by the coding sequence GTGACCGCGATGACCGCTCCCGTTACCGCCGACGGCTGCGCCGCGCCCGACCAGGCCGCGCCGCTGCCCGCCGGGCTGGACCTGGAAAAGGAAACCGTGATCACCGGCGTGGTCAGCGACGGCACCGGCGCCCCGGTCGGCGGCGCCTACGTCCGGCTGCTCGACTCGACCGGCGAGTTCACCGCCGAGGTGGTCACCTCACCGGCCGGCCAGTTCCGCTTCTTCGCCGCACCGGGTTCGTGGACGCTGCGCGCCCTCTCCCGCTCCGGCAACGGAGACGCCAAGGTCACCGCCAACCGCGGCATCAACGAGGTCCCGGTAACCGTCGCCTGA
- a CDS encoding DsrE family protein, translated as MARTLVVKATAGSDAPERCAQAFTVAATAVAAGADVSLWLTGESSWFALPGRAAEFDLPHSAPLADLLDAVLAAGRVTVCTQCAARREITAADVLPGVRIAGAAAFVEETLADGVQALVY; from the coding sequence ATGGCTCGCACTCTCGTCGTCAAGGCCACCGCCGGTTCGGACGCCCCGGAGCGGTGTGCGCAGGCGTTCACGGTAGCGGCCACCGCCGTCGCGGCCGGCGCCGACGTGTCGCTCTGGCTGACCGGGGAGTCGAGCTGGTTCGCGCTGCCCGGCCGGGCCGCCGAGTTCGACCTGCCGCACTCCGCGCCGCTGGCCGACCTGCTGGACGCGGTGCTCGCCGCCGGCCGGGTGACGGTCTGCACCCAGTGCGCCGCCCGCCGGGAGATCACCGCCGCCGACGTGCTGCCCGGGGTACGGATCGCCGGCGCCGCGGCGTTCGTCGAGGAGACCCTGGCCGACGGGGTCCAGGCGCTCGTCTACTGA
- the mtfM gene encoding small membrane protein MtfM: MVTEIGFVSLLVAGFGALAGGLVYLAVRISRGRW, from the coding sequence ATGGTTACCGAGATTGGGTTCGTCAGCCTGCTGGTGGCGGGATTCGGCGCGCTCGCCGGTGGGCTGGTCTATCTGGCGGTACGGATTTCGAGAGGACGTTGGTGA
- a CDS encoding winged helix-turn-helix domain-containing protein, whose protein sequence is MSTAQPPFRRIAADITEQIKSGELAPGAKLPSTREIAGSYNVSMGTAYRALSLLHERDLIIGHPGRGTFVADHSGE, encoded by the coding sequence ATGTCCACAGCGCAACCGCCATTCCGGCGCATCGCCGCCGACATCACCGAGCAGATCAAGAGTGGGGAGCTCGCTCCTGGCGCCAAGCTTCCCTCGACCCGCGAGATCGCCGGGTCCTACAACGTGAGCATGGGCACCGCCTACCGTGCGCTTTCCCTGCTGCACGAACGCGACCTGATCATCGGACACCCCGGGCGAGGCACCTTCGTCGCGGATCACTCCGGCGAGTAG
- a CDS encoding GNAT family N-acetyltransferase, giving the protein MSPPRTVHDRAELAGLLGRDPALHAYQLGDLDDFFWPYTSWFRDGDSVALVYHGGGSPILLAFEPPERRDRLIGLLTGLAPLLPRRLYAHLSPGAEAALTGQFAAESHGPHRKLALTEPARLPLVEPAGEPLTTADLPELERLYRLSYPDNSFDPRMLATGHYLGLRRAGELVAVAGVHVWSARYRVSALGNVTTHPELRGQGIGTALVAGVCRRLLRTVDHITLNVRADNTPALALYARLGFTPVAEYTELTLTATA; this is encoded by the coding sequence GTGTCGCCGCCGCGTACTGTCCACGACCGGGCCGAGTTGGCCGGGTTGCTGGGGCGCGATCCCGCCCTGCACGCGTACCAGCTCGGGGATCTGGACGACTTCTTCTGGCCGTACACGTCGTGGTTTCGCGACGGCGACTCGGTGGCGCTGGTGTACCACGGCGGCGGGTCGCCGATCCTGCTCGCCTTCGAGCCGCCCGAGCGGCGGGACCGGCTGATCGGGCTGTTGACCGGGCTGGCCCCGTTGCTGCCCCGGCGCCTCTACGCCCACCTGTCGCCCGGTGCCGAAGCGGCCCTGACCGGGCAGTTCGCGGCCGAGTCACACGGCCCGCACCGGAAGCTGGCGCTCACCGAGCCGGCCCGGCTGCCGCTGGTCGAGCCGGCCGGCGAACCGCTCACCACCGCCGACCTGCCGGAGCTTGAGAGGCTCTACCGACTGTCCTACCCGGACAACTCGTTCGACCCCCGGATGCTGGCGACCGGTCACTACCTGGGGCTGCGGCGGGCCGGCGAGCTGGTCGCGGTGGCCGGCGTACACGTATGGTCGGCGCGGTACCGGGTGAGCGCGTTGGGCAATGTGACCACCCATCCGGAGCTGCGCGGCCAGGGCATCGGTACGGCGCTGGTGGCGGGCGTCTGCCGCCGGCTGCTGCGAACCGTCGACCACATCACCCTCAACGTGCGGGCCGACAACACCCCGGCGCTGGCCCTCTACGCCCGGCTCGGCTTCACCCCGGTCGCCGAGTACACCGAGCTGACCCTGACCGCCACCGCCTGA
- a CDS encoding S8 family serine peptidase, which translates to MSQQPRGRDAARWSRAFRTLAVATAVLIGVTAQPTIAGAAPPAGSAGATVSGELVAELAAGGTTDFVVYLRERATLDRAAQRSDPDARATEVYQELTGTAERTQRDLRAELDARKAPYDAYWIANALRVTGDRALVDAIAARPEVERIDPSREYALVEPERAAPETGRASTQAIGWNVTNVAAPQVWDEYGVRGEGIVVANIDSGVQFDHPALVGSYRGNTGSGFDHAYNWFDPAGVCADPAPCDNNDHGTHTMGTIVGDDGGDNQIGVAPGATWIAAKGCEARSCSDASLLAAGQWVLAPTDLNGENPRPDLRADIVNNSWGGDGGDLWYQQIVDSWRAAGMFPVFSAGNEGPGCGTAGSPSDYANSYAVGNYDINNNIASSSSRGASLVDGGIKPNISAPGSAVRSSVPDNTYANFTGTSMAAPHVAGAVALVWSASAALRGDIAATEALLDDTATDVDSLGCGGTVDDNNNFGEGRLNAYQAVTQAPRGPVGMAAGTVIEAITGEPLEGATISANGRSVRTAADGTYRMTLPAGDHDITASAYGFRSMTLTVTIPENGTAPVDFGLVETPETTVSGRVTDGSGHGWPLYAKIEVAGRPGGPIFTDPKTGRYSFTVPGNTEYRITTTAVYPGYQTVSQDLYVGMTAPTVNIAVPVTAACTAAGYRASLGEPLISESFDTTETPAGWSVVNRTEDGGWTFEDLGNRGNQTGGTGGFAIIDSDALGSGNTQDTDLRMPPLDFSDLSAPVLRFNSDWRAVGVSDFADIDVSVDGGTNWSNAWHQTASRRGPRIEEVPLTLVAGREEVLIRFRFGGTFAWWWEVDNVEVVNRSCTPVPGGLVTGFTTDQNTGDPLTGVTVSSVEEPLDRGVSAATPEDQNLPDGFYWLFSSLTGTREFTASKAPYAAHTRPVTVQPDGTVRADFALGAGRLTVSPGSIESHQPYGSVRQTKLTVTNTGSAPATVDVVERGGGFDLLSRKGAELNEIKMKGISKARTGVGYGTIGGTDGTAAAPLIDEAWTRLPNLPAAIFDNAAATIGGKVYSVGGGSGTGLERRAWVYDPGAAAWTALPDLPNARSKPSAAAVGGKLYVLGGWGPGGTPVASVDVFDPATGAWSTLSGTTNPAPRSAAGTAVVGGKVYLVGGCMDSNCTDSANLVIFDPATGTFRAGANYPQIVSWMSCGGIGGKVYCAGGAGATEYSNGYGYDPAADAWSPLPNLPLDLWASQATVAGGLLVLAGGVTAASTAVTNRTVAYDPAAGAWLNLPNTLFSRYRGGAACAAYKIGGSPSSFVGSAETEFLGGLESCDEGGDQPWLTTDPTTFTLAPGASRQVTVRLTATGEFGVGQPGTYTAELGLASDTPYSVPGVPVEMNVSPPANWGKLHGSVTGQTCGGSTVPVPATVRLSLVSDPTVGYTLTADGGGYAYWVPRGRYQVIVAKDGWIPQAKRIQVQSGFVTSLDFTLSPTTPCADRLGGV; encoded by the coding sequence ATGTCACAACAACCACGAGGGCGCGACGCCGCCCGCTGGAGCAGAGCCTTCCGGACGCTCGCCGTGGCGACCGCCGTGCTCATCGGCGTCACGGCGCAGCCCACCATCGCCGGCGCGGCGCCGCCCGCCGGCTCGGCCGGCGCCACCGTCAGCGGTGAACTGGTCGCCGAACTGGCCGCCGGCGGGACCACCGACTTCGTCGTCTACCTGCGGGAACGCGCCACACTGGACCGCGCGGCGCAGCGCAGCGACCCCGACGCCCGGGCCACCGAGGTCTACCAGGAGCTGACCGGCACCGCCGAGCGGACCCAGCGCGACCTGCGGGCCGAGCTGGACGCCCGCAAGGCGCCCTACGACGCGTACTGGATCGCCAACGCGTTGCGGGTGACCGGCGACCGGGCCCTGGTGGACGCGATCGCCGCCCGCCCCGAGGTGGAACGGATCGACCCGTCCCGCGAGTACGCGCTCGTCGAGCCGGAGCGGGCCGCGCCCGAGACCGGCCGGGCCAGCACCCAGGCCATCGGCTGGAACGTGACGAACGTGGCCGCCCCGCAGGTCTGGGACGAGTACGGGGTACGCGGCGAGGGCATCGTCGTGGCCAACATCGACAGCGGCGTCCAGTTCGACCACCCGGCGCTGGTCGGCAGCTACCGCGGCAACACCGGCAGCGGCTTCGACCACGCGTACAACTGGTTCGACCCGGCCGGCGTCTGCGCGGACCCGGCGCCCTGCGACAACAACGACCACGGCACCCACACCATGGGCACCATCGTCGGCGACGACGGCGGCGACAACCAGATCGGTGTCGCGCCGGGCGCCACCTGGATCGCCGCCAAGGGCTGCGAGGCCCGCAGCTGCTCCGACGCGTCGCTGCTCGCCGCCGGCCAGTGGGTGCTCGCCCCCACCGACCTCAACGGGGAGAACCCCCGGCCCGACCTGCGGGCCGACATCGTCAACAACTCCTGGGGCGGCGACGGCGGCGACCTGTGGTACCAGCAGATCGTCGACTCCTGGCGGGCCGCCGGGATGTTCCCGGTCTTCTCGGCCGGCAACGAGGGTCCGGGCTGCGGCACCGCCGGCTCCCCCTCCGACTACGCCAACTCGTACGCGGTCGGCAACTACGACATCAACAACAACATCGCCAGCAGCTCCAGCCGCGGCGCGTCCCTGGTGGACGGCGGCATCAAGCCGAACATCTCGGCGCCCGGCAGCGCGGTGCGCTCCAGCGTCCCCGACAACACCTACGCGAACTTCACCGGCACCTCGATGGCCGCCCCGCACGTGGCCGGGGCCGTCGCGCTGGTCTGGTCGGCGTCCGCCGCGCTGCGCGGCGACATCGCCGCCACCGAGGCCCTGCTCGACGACACCGCGACCGATGTGGACTCGCTGGGCTGCGGCGGCACCGTCGACGACAACAACAACTTCGGCGAGGGCCGGCTCAACGCGTACCAGGCGGTCACCCAGGCCCCGCGCGGACCCGTCGGGATGGCCGCCGGCACGGTGATCGAGGCGATCACCGGCGAGCCGCTGGAGGGCGCCACCATCAGCGCCAACGGGCGCAGCGTCCGGACCGCGGCGGACGGCACCTACCGGATGACCCTGCCGGCCGGCGATCACGACATCACCGCCTCGGCGTACGGCTTCCGGAGCATGACCCTCACCGTCACCATCCCCGAGAACGGCACCGCGCCGGTGGACTTCGGGCTGGTCGAGACGCCCGAGACGACCGTCTCCGGCCGGGTGACCGACGGCTCCGGTCACGGTTGGCCGCTCTACGCGAAGATCGAGGTGGCCGGCCGGCCCGGCGGCCCGATCTTCACCGACCCGAAGACCGGCCGGTACTCGTTCACGGTGCCGGGCAACACCGAGTACCGGATCACCACCACCGCCGTCTACCCCGGCTACCAGACTGTCAGCCAGGACCTGTACGTCGGCATGACGGCCCCCACGGTCAACATCGCGGTTCCGGTCACGGCGGCCTGCACCGCGGCCGGCTACCGGGCCAGCCTGGGCGAGCCGCTGATCTCGGAGTCGTTCGACACCACCGAGACGCCGGCCGGCTGGTCGGTGGTGAACCGCACCGAGGACGGCGGCTGGACCTTCGAGGACCTGGGCAACCGGGGCAACCAGACCGGCGGCACCGGTGGCTTCGCGATCATCGACAGCGACGCGCTGGGCAGCGGCAACACCCAGGACACCGACCTGCGGATGCCGCCGCTGGACTTCTCCGACCTGAGCGCGCCGGTGCTGCGTTTCAACAGTGACTGGCGGGCGGTCGGCGTCAGCGACTTCGCCGACATCGACGTCTCCGTCGACGGCGGCACCAACTGGTCGAACGCCTGGCACCAGACCGCCAGCCGGCGCGGCCCCCGGATCGAGGAGGTACCGCTCACCCTGGTCGCCGGGCGGGAAGAGGTGCTGATCCGGTTCCGCTTCGGCGGCACCTTCGCCTGGTGGTGGGAGGTGGACAACGTCGAGGTCGTCAACCGGTCCTGCACCCCGGTGCCGGGTGGCCTGGTGACCGGCTTCACCACCGACCAGAACACCGGCGACCCGCTGACCGGCGTGACGGTGTCCAGTGTGGAGGAGCCGCTGGACCGGGGCGTTTCGGCGGCGACGCCGGAGGACCAGAACCTGCCCGACGGCTTCTACTGGCTCTTCTCCAGCCTGACCGGAACCCGGGAGTTCACCGCCAGCAAGGCGCCGTACGCCGCCCACACCCGGCCGGTGACGGTTCAACCTGACGGCACGGTCCGGGCGGACTTCGCGCTCGGCGCCGGTCGGCTCACCGTCAGCCCGGGCTCCATCGAGTCGCACCAGCCGTACGGCAGCGTCCGCCAGACGAAGCTGACGGTGACCAACACCGGCAGCGCCCCCGCCACCGTGGATGTCGTCGAGCGCGGCGGCGGCTTCGACCTGCTCTCCCGCAAGGGCGCGGAGCTGAACGAAATCAAGATGAAGGGAATCAGCAAGGCCCGGACCGGGGTCGGCTACGGCACCATCGGCGGCACCGACGGCACCGCCGCCGCGCCGCTGATCGACGAGGCCTGGACCAGGCTTCCCAACCTGCCGGCGGCGATCTTCGACAACGCCGCGGCCACCATCGGCGGCAAGGTCTACTCCGTCGGCGGCGGCAGCGGCACCGGACTGGAGCGCAGGGCCTGGGTGTACGACCCGGGCGCGGCCGCCTGGACGGCGCTGCCGGACCTGCCCAACGCGCGATCGAAGCCATCGGCGGCAGCGGTGGGCGGCAAGCTCTACGTGCTCGGTGGCTGGGGTCCCGGCGGGACGCCGGTCGCCTCGGTGGACGTCTTCGACCCGGCCACCGGCGCCTGGAGCACGCTGTCCGGGACGACCAACCCGGCCCCCCGGTCGGCGGCCGGCACGGCGGTCGTCGGCGGCAAGGTCTACCTGGTCGGTGGCTGCATGGACAGCAACTGCACCGACTCGGCCAACCTGGTGATCTTCGACCCGGCCACCGGCACCTTCCGGGCCGGGGCGAACTACCCGCAGATCGTCTCCTGGATGTCCTGCGGCGGGATCGGCGGCAAGGTCTACTGCGCCGGCGGCGCCGGGGCGACCGAGTACTCGAACGGCTACGGCTACGACCCGGCCGCCGACGCCTGGTCGCCGCTGCCGAACCTGCCGCTGGACCTGTGGGCCTCCCAGGCGACGGTGGCCGGCGGCCTGCTGGTGCTGGCCGGCGGGGTCACCGCCGCCTCCACCGCGGTCACCAACCGGACGGTCGCGTACGACCCGGCCGCCGGGGCCTGGCTGAACCTGCCGAACACGCTGTTCAGCCGGTACCGGGGCGGGGCGGCGTGCGCGGCGTACAAGATCGGTGGTTCGCCGTCGTCGTTCGTGGGCTCCGCGGAGACCGAGTTCCTCGGTGGCCTGGAATCCTGCGACGAGGGTGGCGACCAGCCGTGGCTGACCACCGACCCGACCACCTTCACCCTGGCGCCGGGGGCGTCCCGGCAGGTGACGGTCCGGCTGACCGCGACCGGCGAGTTCGGGGTCGGCCAGCCGGGCACGTACACCGCCGAGCTGGGGCTGGCCTCGGACACGCCGTACTCGGTGCCGGGCGTACCGGTCGAGATGAACGTCTCGCCGCCGGCCAACTGGGGCAAGCTGCACGGCTCGGTGACCGGGCAGACCTGCGGCGGCAGCACGGTGCCGGTGCCGGCCACGGTCCGGCTCAGCCTGGTCAGTGACCCGACCGTCGGCTACACGCTGACGGCCGACGGCGGCGGCTACGCCTACTGGGTGCCGCGCGGCCGGTACCAGGTGATCGTCGCGAAGGACGGCTGGATTCCGCAGGCCAAGCGGATCCAGGTGCAGTCCGGCTTCGTGACGTCGCTCGACTTCACCCTGTCCCCGACCACCCCCTGCGCCGACCGGCTGGGCGGCGTCTGA
- a CDS encoding winged helix-turn-helix domain-containing protein — MVSGEIPLVVCVSSDAVVRERLVRRLDDCGTVVICSDLSELRSILGPSAAERPTGQPSTPVTMGELSVDPAGHLVTWRGEPLSLTRLERELLARLVSPPIGLWTYERLFASVWGGAYLGDTAILHSAVKRLRRKLNALPDGPRVQTVRGVGYRLASPR, encoded by the coding sequence GTGGTCAGTGGCGAGATTCCGCTGGTGGTTTGTGTTTCCTCGGACGCGGTGGTGCGGGAACGGCTGGTCCGCCGACTCGACGACTGCGGGACGGTGGTGATCTGCTCGGACCTGTCGGAGCTGCGTTCGATTCTGGGTCCGTCGGCCGCCGAGCGACCGACGGGGCAGCCGTCGACGCCCGTCACGATGGGCGAGCTGTCGGTCGATCCGGCCGGTCACCTGGTCACCTGGCGGGGCGAACCGCTGAGCCTGACCCGACTGGAACGCGAGCTGCTGGCCCGCCTGGTCAGCCCGCCGATCGGGCTGTGGACCTACGAGCGGCTGTTCGCCTCGGTCTGGGGCGGGGCCTACCTCGGCGACACCGCGATCCTGCACTCGGCGGTCAAGCGGCTGCGGCGGAAGTTGAACGCCCTGCCGGACGGCCCCCGGGTGCAGACCGTACGCGGGGTCGGCTACCGGCTGGCCTCGCCGCGCTGA
- a CDS encoding NAD(P)H-binding protein, with the protein MITVTAATGHLGRLVVRSLLDRGVPAGEIVAAVRDPGKAADLAAAGVQVREADYDRPETLAPAFVGADRLLFISGSEVGRRVAQHANVVAAAVAAGVPFLAYTSILNADTTAMELAAEHRVTEKLIRDSGIPYVFLRNGWYIENYTDNLGPVFEHGVLLGAAGDGRLAGATRADYADAAAAVLLGDGPTGVAYELAGDTPFSLAELVAEVAAQSGRTLAYQDLPADAYAKTLVEAGLPAAVAQTLADCDLGIARGELVTDSGDLTALIGRPATSLTAAVGAALKTD; encoded by the coding sequence ATGATCACTGTTACCGCAGCTACCGGTCATCTTGGCCGACTTGTCGTGCGGTCGTTGCTGGACCGGGGTGTGCCGGCCGGGGAGATCGTCGCCGCGGTACGCGACCCGGGCAAGGCCGCCGATCTTGCCGCAGCCGGGGTGCAGGTGCGCGAGGCGGACTACGACCGGCCGGAGACGCTCGCCCCGGCCTTCGTCGGCGCCGACCGGCTGCTCTTCATCTCCGGCAGCGAGGTGGGGCGGCGGGTCGCGCAGCACGCCAACGTGGTGGCGGCGGCGGTGGCCGCCGGGGTCCCGTTCCTCGCGTACACCAGCATCCTCAACGCCGACACCACCGCGATGGAGCTCGCCGCCGAGCACCGCGTCACCGAGAAGCTGATCCGCGACTCCGGCATTCCGTACGTCTTCCTGCGCAACGGGTGGTACATCGAGAACTACACCGACAACCTCGGGCCGGTCTTCGAGCACGGGGTGCTGCTCGGAGCCGCCGGTGACGGCCGGCTGGCCGGCGCCACCCGGGCCGACTACGCCGACGCGGCGGCCGCCGTGCTGCTCGGCGACGGTCCGACCGGCGTCGCCTACGAGCTGGCCGGCGACACCCCGTTCAGCCTCGCCGAACTGGTCGCCGAGGTGGCGGCGCAGAGCGGCCGGACGTTGGCGTACCAGGATCTGCCCGCCGACGCGTACGCCAAGACGCTCGTCGAAGCCGGGCTGCCGGCGGCGGTCGCGCAGACGCTCGCCGACTGCGACCTGGGCATCGCCCGCGGCGAACTGGTCACCGACAGCGGCGACCTGACCGCCCTCATCGGCCGCCCGGCCACCTCGCTCACCGCCGCCGTCGGCGCCGCCCTGAAGACCGACTGA
- a CDS encoding type II toxin-antitoxin system RelE/ParE family toxin has protein sequence MNRPPEEQNPAGESNWPEHYTVILAPGARRALTDGLPSGAAFAGWEFINGPLRRKPHRVGARLNAPFDGLWHARRGEYRVRYHIDEKRREIHVLDVAHRRDTYRR, from the coding sequence GTGAACAGGCCGCCTGAGGAGCAGAACCCGGCCGGCGAGTCGAACTGGCCCGAGCACTACACGGTGATCCTGGCCCCCGGCGCGAGGCGCGCCCTGACCGACGGGCTCCCTTCGGGTGCCGCCTTCGCCGGGTGGGAATTCATCAACGGACCACTCCGTCGAAAGCCGCATCGGGTGGGTGCTCGACTGAACGCCCCGTTCGACGGCCTCTGGCACGCCAGGCGAGGCGAGTACCGCGTCCGATATCACATCGACGAGAAGCGGCGCGAGATCCACGTCCTCGACGTCGCCCACCGTCGTGACACCTATCGCCGCTGA
- a CDS encoding helix-turn-helix domain-containing protein → MSSATDVDFEHAAGNHAAAVGPTAANGPAGASDPSDELVSDVFARACPSRRTLENVAGKWGILALVALAEGTYRFNALRRRVDGVSEKMLSQTLHALERDGLVSRAVQATIPPHVEYSLTPAGLRVATKLRELIDLVEAEMPTILTAQTNYDANR, encoded by the coding sequence GTGAGCAGTGCGACCGACGTCGACTTCGAACACGCCGCTGGCAACCACGCCGCCGCGGTTGGCCCCACAGCTGCGAACGGCCCCGCCGGCGCGAGCGATCCGTCGGACGAACTGGTCAGCGATGTGTTCGCCCGCGCCTGCCCGTCCCGTCGCACGCTGGAGAACGTGGCCGGCAAGTGGGGAATCCTGGCTCTGGTCGCCCTCGCCGAGGGCACCTACCGGTTCAACGCGCTACGCCGACGGGTCGACGGGGTCAGCGAGAAGATGCTCTCCCAGACCCTGCACGCACTGGAACGCGACGGCCTGGTCAGCCGCGCCGTGCAGGCCACCATCCCGCCGCACGTCGAGTACAGCCTCACCCCAGCCGGCCTGCGAGTCGCCACCAAGCTCCGCGAGCTGATCGACCTCGTCGAGGCCGAGATGCCCACAATCCTCACCGCCCAGACCAACTACGACGCCAACCGCTAG
- a CDS encoding winged helix-turn-helix domain-containing protein, giving the protein MSTTRPSFRQIVDDYTEQIKSGELPPGTRLPSASQLANTYYVSLGTVSRALELLHHRELISAHPAHGRYVTYRTTA; this is encoded by the coding sequence ATGTCCACAACAAGGCCGTCGTTCCGGCAGATCGTCGACGACTACACCGAACAGATCAAGAGCGGTGAGCTGCCGCCGGGCACCAGGCTGCCCTCCGCGAGTCAGCTCGCCAACACCTACTACGTCAGCCTCGGCACGGTGAGCAGGGCACTGGAGCTGCTACACCACCGCGAACTCATCTCCGCCCACCCCGCCCATGGCCGCTACGTGACCTACCGCACCACCGCATAA
- a CDS encoding acetate kinase, with amino-acid sequence MTILTVIAGSSSLHVAYVRDGEVTDRLDRSDPPGSPDADEPLRRFVADHEPPTAVGHRLVHGGELVNRPRLLDDDLRAELAELVTLAPLHLPPALRLIDLTRSELPAVPQVVCPDTAFHAGLPDAAATYPLPAQWRDRWGLRRYGFHGISYAYALRRTAELLDRPATGLHLVMAHLGGGASVCAVRDGRSVDTSMGFTPLDGVPMAKRSGAVDPGMLLWLLDGRLDRAELADGLNRRSGLLGLSGGRSDDTRDLVAAAGSDPAARLALAVYTHRVRRELAAAATSLDRLDAVVFTGEIGWDQPEVRADVCAGLRLFGVEPPVAGNLAADGLVSAPGAAVPVLVVEPREELQVAAETTEAARAAQVG; translated from the coding sequence GTGACCATCCTCACCGTCATCGCCGGATCGTCCAGCCTGCACGTCGCGTACGTCCGCGACGGCGAGGTGACCGACCGGCTGGACCGCTCCGACCCGCCCGGCTCGCCCGACGCCGACGAGCCGCTGCGGCGGTTCGTCGCCGACCACGAGCCACCGACGGCGGTCGGCCACCGGCTGGTGCACGGCGGGGAGCTGGTCAACCGGCCCCGGCTGCTCGACGACGACCTGCGGGCCGAGCTGGCCGAGCTGGTCACCCTCGCGCCGCTGCACCTGCCGCCCGCCCTGCGCCTGATCGACCTGACCCGGTCCGAGCTGCCCGCAGTACCCCAGGTGGTCTGCCCGGACACCGCGTTCCACGCCGGGCTGCCCGACGCGGCGGCGACCTATCCGCTGCCCGCGCAGTGGCGCGACCGGTGGGGGCTGCGCCGGTACGGCTTCCACGGCATCTCCTACGCGTACGCCCTGCGCCGCACCGCCGAGCTGCTCGACCGGCCGGCAACCGGGCTGCACCTGGTCATGGCACACCTGGGCGGCGGCGCCTCGGTCTGCGCGGTCCGCGACGGCCGCAGCGTGGACACCTCGATGGGCTTCACCCCGCTGGACGGGGTGCCGATGGCGAAGCGGTCCGGCGCGGTGGACCCGGGGATGCTGCTCTGGCTGCTGGACGGCCGGCTGGACCGCGCGGAGCTGGCCGACGGGCTGAACCGCCGCTCCGGGCTGCTCGGCCTCTCCGGCGGCCGATCCGACGACACCCGGGACCTGGTCGCCGCCGCCGGCTCCGACCCGGCCGCCCGGCTCGCGCTGGCGGTCTACACCCATCGGGTACGCCGGGAGCTGGCCGCCGCCGCGACCAGTCTGGACCGGCTGGACGCGGTGGTCTTCACCGGCGAGATCGGCTGGGATCAACCGGAGGTACGCGCCGACGTCTGCGCCGGCCTGCGGCTGTTCGGGGTGGAGCCGCCGGTGGCCGGCAACCTGGCCGCCGACGGTCTGGTCTCGGCTCCGGGCGCGGCGGTGCCGGTGCTGGTGGTCGAGCCACGCGAGGAACTGCAGGTGGCGGCGGAGACCACCGAGGCGGCACGAGCCGCCCAGGTCGGCTAG